One stretch of Mobula birostris isolate sMobBir1 chromosome 23, sMobBir1.hap1, whole genome shotgun sequence DNA includes these proteins:
- the LOC140186748 gene encoding vesicle transport protein GOT1B: MISLTDSQKIGMGLTGFGVFFLFFGMILFFDKALLAIGNILFVAGLSFVIGLERTFRFFFQKHKVKATGFFLGGIFVVLIGWPVIGMVLEIYGFFLLFRGFFPVVVGFIRRVPILGSILNLPGISSFVDKVGESNSMV; the protein is encoded by the exons ATGATCTccctgacggactcgcaga AAATTGGCATGGGATTGACAGGCTTTGGCGTGTTTTTCCTGTTCTTTGGCATGATCCTGTTCTTTGATAAAGCACTCCTTGCGATAGGAAAT ATTTTATTTGTGGCAGGTTTGTCCTTTGTAATCGGATTAGAAAGGACTTTCAGGTTCTTCTTCCAGAAACACAAAGTGAAAGCTACTGGTTTCTTTCTTGGTGGAATTTTTGTAGTACTCATTGGCTGGCCTGTTATAGGCATGGTACTTGAAATTTATGGATTTTTTCTTTTATTCAG GGGGTTCTTCCCGGTGGTGGTCGGTTTTATTAGGCGAGTGCCTATATTAGGTTCCATTCTGAATTTACCTGGAATAAGCTCA